In Pelotomaculum isophthalicicum JI, the sequence AAAGAAGCTTTGAGAGAGCATCTGTCTTTGTCTGGGCAGAAACTGGAGGAGTTTATAAGTCAGTTTATTTCCTCTCTGCCCTCGTTTTTCAAGGATCGATTACAGCTTTCGGTCTGCGAAAGTTGAGTTATTAATTGTACGTAGTGCAGTTTTAGGTTGAATATTTCAGGGGCATCGAAATAAGGTGGTGATATTTTGATGGAGGGTTGTTAAATGCAATGGTTAAGTAAAAAGAATATGATTACTACAGTCTTTATCCTGATTCTTGTTACAATTTTTTGCTTATCAAAAAAATCAGGAATGCTTGAAAACCCAACAGCAGAGGGATTACGGGACTATATAGCTTCTTTTGGTGTTTTGGGACCTATTGTTTATATGACAATGTTTTCAGTAATCCCGGCAGGTTCAGTTATCGCAGTTGCAGGGGGAATGGCCTTCGGAATATACTTTGGAACCTTGTATACAATTATTGGGGCTATTATTGGTGCAACAGTTGCCTTCTATATCTCCAGGCTGTTGGGAAGAGGTGTAGTTGAAAAGCTTGTTAAAGGGAAAATGCAAAAATTTGAGGATGGAATTGAAAAGGGTGGTTTTCTTCTAATTTTAATTATGAGGCTTATTCCCATAATACCCTTTAATGTAATAAGCTATGGAGCAGGACTTACCAGAATTAAATATACTGACTACATATTCTCTACAATGATTGGTATTATCCCAGGGGTTGTTGTTTTTACAAACCTGGGGGACAAGGCATTATGCGTCAGATCCCTTGAATTTATGTTATCTGTTGGAATACTGGCTTTGATGGTTATAATGTCTATCCTCTTGAAGCGAAGATTTTCTTTTGAGGAGCTGCAAACTAGGTTTTACATGTACAGGATACAGAAAAAGTGAACTAACGCTAAGATCTGTTTTAAATAGGTTTTTAATAAACTGTTTTATAAAAAATTAAAGATTTGAAATTAATGGAGGGGCAACGATGAAAAAAGCATTATCCATAGTTTTAACGCTTTTATTTATTATGGTGTTATCAGCCGGATGTAATTCTCAGTCGGCAACCCAAAGCGCAACGACAAACAAGGAATTCAAATTGGGTGAACTTACGGACGCAAAGACCATGGTAGTAAATAAGGACAAGAAAGAAATCCAAATTCTAGCGGAAGTAAACGGAAAGTACTTAACAGAGTCAACCAGACATGGCGTAGTTTTTAAGGATGGAACGAACGGTGAAAAATCGGTTTTAAGAGGACTTGCTAATCAGTTTGATTTCTACAACGCTCTTATTGAAATAGGTGCCAAGCCGGGAAACAACATTTCATTAGATGACATGAAAAAAGCAGAAAAAAGCGTTGAAGGTTCTAAGCTTAATGTATTTGTTACATGGAATGGACTGGGCAAAGAAATACCCTTCAGCGATATATTAAAGGCAACTGAAAAGAGACCTATGGATATACGATTTGGTGGAAACCTTGAAAATGCAACGAACCTTAAAACAGGGTGCATTCTATGCTTGGATAGCTGTGCAGTTGGTATTGCAAGCGACGCTGCATTTAAAGCCAATGAACTTGAAATAAAAAAACAAGTTAAAATCACTGGCAATCCGGACGTTCTTCCGAAGGATGGAACTAAGGTTGCAGTAATATTCAGACTTGCAGATTAGTTAATAAGCGGCAGGTAAGGGATAATATCTCTTACCTGTTTTAATACTTATTATAACGGGGAGTTTTATGAAATTATTTGTGCTAATTTATAATGGATTTATATGGGGTCTGCTAGCAGCTATTATAGCCATTAACAGCCTTTGGCTCGACATGAGAATTAGCGTTGGTCTGATTATTCCGTTGGTAATATTGATTTCCATAATTGCTGGTTTATTGACCAGAAAGCAAGTGATCATAAAGAGAAGCTTTACTCTGGCGAATTTCATTTTATGCTTCATTCTGGCTTTTTTAGTTTTGGGAAGCAAAAGATTGACTGTTGTGCCTGCATCCATAATTAGAGAAAGTATAAAAATGACAAAAATTAGATTTTCTGTCATTGATCTAATTTTAATAATATCTTTAGCTTTAGGCCTAATTTTAATCTGGATATGGAGACCAACGAGCAAAAATTAAGGTGCATTCGTTACTGCAACAAATTAAAAGCAGAACTAATTACATCTTGAGGTTAAAACGGAGGTTTTTGCTTTGTGGTATTTGGCCTGGCGAAATACCGTAAGAAGACGAAGTCAGTCTATGCTAACTGTTATTATTACTGCTTTAACAATATTTATCTTTGTGATTGTTTTTTCGGTTTTCTTAATGATGCAGGAAGGATTGTCACTTTCCAGTAAACGTCTGGGAGTTGATGTCATTGTCCTTCCCGACCTGGCGAAGGCTGATGCATACCAAACCTTGTTCACAGCAAACCCGGCCAATGTTTATATGCCAAAATCCATAATTGAGAAGCTTTCTAACATTGAAGGCGTTGAACAAGCGAGTCCCCAGTTTTTCACCCAAACCCTTACGGGTGGATGCTGTAGTTATGGAGAAGAAATTCGCCTCGTGGGATATGATGAAAAGACCGATTTTATCTTGAAACCTTACTTTAATGAGCAGAATTTCGATAGATTAGAAGATGATCAAGTTATTATTGGTAGTAAGGTTGAAGCTCATCTGGGCAATGTAGTGGCGATTTTAGGAAAGCCTTTTACGGTTGTAGGAACACTTTATCCGACCGGGAGCGGAATGGATGGAACTATATACTTAAATATTGATGTAGCACGAAAACTGGCGCGAGACATTCCAGAACTACAGCATTTATGGAAGGATGCTCTACCAGATGATCTTATTTCT encodes:
- a CDS encoding TVP38/TMEM64 family protein, translated to MQWLSKKNMITTVFILILVTIFCLSKKSGMLENPTAEGLRDYIASFGVLGPIVYMTMFSVIPAGSVIAVAGGMAFGIYFGTLYTIIGAIIGATVAFYISRLLGRGVVEKLVKGKMQKFEDGIEKGGFLLILIMRLIPIIPFNVISYGAGLTRIKYTDYIFSTMIGIIPGVVVFTNLGDKALCVRSLEFMLSVGILALMVIMSILLKRRFSFEELQTRFYMYRIQKK
- a CDS encoding YdjY domain-containing protein — translated: MKKALSIVLTLLFIMVLSAGCNSQSATQSATTNKEFKLGELTDAKTMVVNKDKKEIQILAEVNGKYLTESTRHGVVFKDGTNGEKSVLRGLANQFDFYNALIEIGAKPGNNISLDDMKKAEKSVEGSKLNVFVTWNGLGKEIPFSDILKATEKRPMDIRFGGNLENATNLKTGCILCLDSCAVGIASDAAFKANELEIKKQVKITGNPDVLPKDGTKVAVIFRLAD
- a CDS encoding ABC transporter permease — encoded protein: MWYLAWRNTVRRRSQSMLTVIITALTIFIFVIVFSVFLMMQEGLSLSSKRLGVDVIVLPDLAKADAYQTLFTANPANVYMPKSIIEKLSNIEGVEQASPQFFTQTLTGGCCSYGEEIRLVGYDEKTDFILKPYFNEQNFDRLEDDQVIIGSKVEAHLGNVVAILGKPFTVVGTLYPTGSGMDGTIYLNIDVARKLARDIPELQHLWKDALPDDLISSILIKTQNSTSKTEVVDEIKQSGLGVQAVATSETINNARSQIDIISKVIFGLCLSSLMITVLSLIGRFNSLAKERKREIGLLRAIGIQKKQIFQLIMSEAWLMAFIGGVLGSLLACICVIPILGILESAFVLPSGIWTWSTALKSGCFGVLVAILLGFVASVYPAWKSASLDPQEAITQGALE